TCTATCAGTGTAATCCAATTTCCAAAGATCTATCCACAGAAGAAAGCGGATCTGTTACAAGCTCTGCAAGTTCGTTATCGCCACATTCATCATTAACTGTAAATGCCAAAGTATGAGGATTAAATGATTAATGCcttctttttaaataaataaactttagtTTGCATATATTATGTTCATCTATTCTTGAAAACTTTGTTGCAGCGTTGTCGAGTTGGTGATTGCAACCACTTGCAGGTGGTTCAAGTACAAGAAAAAAACCTACTGGTATGCTTTCTTTCCGTTTTTACCGACACTTAAACTAACAACAAAATGTTAAGTCACATTCAATGTCAATTATATATGTTATATCTCTCCATTGCAGAACTTAAAGGAACTGTTGTCGAGTACAAAGGCCGAATTCGGAGACTTGCAGTCTCAACTTCAAAACGATCTAAAACAAATGGGTACGGGCCAAGATACTTTTCAATGTTCAACCAATACATTTCTTACCGAATGTGTCTAAATCCTATATTTTTACATGGGTTTTCAGAGGGTCAAATAGAGGAATTATCCGCTGCTGCGCAGGGATATCATAAGGTGGTTCAAGAAAACAGGAATTTATACAATATGGTCCAGGATCTAAAAGGTATATCCTGTTTGTTATTAATTTCATCAAAATGGATATAATGTTGTTAGTTATTAACTTATTATCTAACAAATCTACATATTTCAGGAAATATTCGGGTATACTGCAGGATCAGACCTGCATTTAGATCCGACACAAAAAATGTGATCGATTATATTGGGGAAGATGGCTCGTTAGTTGTGTTGGATCCTTCAAAACCGAATAAAGACGGAAAAAAGTTGTTTCAATTCAACCGTGTCTTCGGTCCAACTGCCACTCAAGGTGAATATTAATTTTTACCTATAAATGaccattttctattgttttttagTTACATGCTTCTATAGGCTCGGTAGATTCTAacgttttttatttttatcagaGGAGGTATTCGGGGACACTCAACCACTTATAAGATCAGTTATGGACGGTTACAACGTGTGCATTTTTGCATACGGGCAGACAGGATCCGGGAAAACACATACAATGGTGAGATAAGATAATAATACATCCGGTACCCTTTTTGGAGTAAAACGTGTGGTACGAAATTACAAATTTGGTTTGGCTGATGTTTCGCTTTATTTTTGTAGTGTGGTCCTGTTGGTGCATCGAGAAAGGAAATGGGAATCAACTATTTGGCTCTCAATGATCTTTTTGATCTATCAAACAGTAGAAAAGATGTTCTAAAATACGAGATTTTCGTACAAATGGTGGAAATATACAATGAACAAGTCAGAGATCTATTGACCACTGATTCTACATCCAGTAACAAATTGGAGATCCGTAGCTGCACGAGTGAGAATGGTTTGAGCCTTCCTGATGCAACCATTCACCCGGTCAAGTCAACCACTGACGTCCTAAACTTAATGAAAACTGGTCAAGTGAACCGTGCTGTGAGTTCAACGGCTTTAAACAACCAAAGTAGCCGGTCCCACAGGTAACATTTCTTTTAAGTCATAACTAGTCATATTCACTATGGATGGGATGATGGGATCGGTATAGTacccgtaccggtaccgaatctGAACAAAACTGGGTAATCAATATTATGGTATGGTACGGGTACCAGCATTTTGGTTTTTTACTATGTTTTAAGCACTCATagtactaaataggtaaaatCGGTACGAGTACCAATAAAGTACGGGTACCGATAAGGTAAAATCGGTACGAACAGTAATACAATACGGGTACCATAATACCATAATacgaaaataaaacataatatcaaaTACATTCATAatcaaattcggtaccggtatcatTTGTATCCGTACCGGCACTAATACCGAAAGTAACGAATACTGAAATCAATAAAACTAAGTACTGATACATGTATTGAATACTCAAAATCGGTATGGATACATACGGGTGCCGATATGGTACGGTACCGGGTATAGGTATTTGGGAAAAAATCTCATCGCTAATATTCACTATGGGCAGGTTGGGTAACGGGGTCAAAACAGATGCTTTTGAATTTAACAAGTTGTGACGTGTTTCTTGTTTTCAGCATATTGACGGTGCATGTGCACGGAAAGGACGTAAACGGAGGGACGATTCGAAGCTGTCTTCATTTGGTGGATTTAGCCGGAAGTGAACGTGTGGATAAATCGGAAGTCACGGGTGAAGGGCTTAAAGAAGCTCAACATATAAACAAGTCACTCTCTTGTTTAGGAGACGTAATCACCGCTTTATCACAGAAGAACTCGTACATTCCATACCGAAACAGCAAGCTTACACTACTCCTTCAAAACTCGTTAGGTATATAATGCAAGAAATTAGGTAGTTCTTGATAGAACGTCGATTTTGATCGGGTTTATCTATATAAAATTTGCAGGTGGAAATGCAAAGACTTTGATGTTTGCTCATGTGAGCCCAGAAGGTGATTCTTTCGGGGAAACGGTTAGTACGTTGAAGTTCGCTCAACGTGCTTCAACTGTCGAACTCGGTGCGGCTCGATTAAACAAGGAAAGCAGGGAGGTTATGGACCTTAAAGAACAAATCGAGAGCCTGAAGAAACAGTTGGCAGAGAAGGACCCGCAAAGCGCGCCACAAGTCAACAAACTTGAACCGAGATCGCCGTTACCACGAGCAAAAGCAGCAGCTGTTACGATAGACAGGACTCCCAAGAGTCCACGATCGCCATTACCACGACCAAAAGTAGCAGTAGCAACGATGGACAGAACTCCGCCAAATTCTGCTTCAAAAAGCCGACAAGTGAAGCCACTTGTGCTACCGAAAACACCTGAATCTCAAGTGTCGATCAGAAATGAAATCATTATTTCGTCGGAAATTAGAGGTAGCACTGCCAATGTGAAATCGTCACATATCAGGAAATCGCTTCGGACCATTGGGAAATTGATTAATGGCTCCGAAAAACGGTGGGTAATTATAACTTCTTGTTTGAACTTGTAATGTAAAGAGAACCCATTCATGATGTTATCTTGTTCTTTGCAGGATTCAAATGAAAACCAATGAAGTGCAAACATCCACGCTGACGCCACCTGTTATTGCTAGGCCATCACGACGGCAGTCTTTAACTGGGGTTCAGCCGCCGGAGAGGTCAAGAAGATCTTCACTTGAAGGAGTTAACCCTTGTAAGTCGTAATTAGTTGGAAATGTGACCATCACTTGGTTATAAAAGTTACCTGGCTTGATTATGACGCGGGTTTTATTCGTTTGTTAAAGGTGTTGATGGGAATACGGATGTGAGAACGCCACCAACGGTCAGCCGTTCAAGCAAAACTAAGTGGATGTAATGTTGAGTTTGAGTTGAGAAACCTTCATGGCTTTGACTCGAAGCGTATGGCATTGTTGAGCTGCAACTTTTGTTTAATAGCAGGCTAGAAATTTAGATGCAATTTAGTTGTGTACATGTAAGAATTCATTTGATTGATTTTGATGGAAATTCCACCATAGATATAACTTTCTGTTTAACAGGCTAGAAATAACCTTAGATGCAATTAGTTCTTGATGCAGGCAAGCTAGGATCATCATGCTATCCGCCTTACGTATCAATATGATCTCGTTGGCAATGTTTTTGAAACCGGTTCAGTCATCAAACCAGCCGTTCCACTGGTTCACTCattaggccatccgtagtcataaagcccctttgggggcgttatgcggcacgtgtcgtgccacgtcacacaggggctttatggggcgttatgtcactagagcccgtagtcataaagctcctacctcatcattactcaattagttaattttcaattttttagttaatttctaacttttttaaattataaaccaAGTTTTCTTCTCCAAAACTTTCAGGGACCAAATGCGTTTTAAAAACTttcagggactaaatgtgttttaaaaaccaagttagatatttgggaaaatgcagggaccaaatgtgtctaacccaaaaactttcaaaataaaaaaCCGCTTCCTGTCTTCTTCTCCGCTTTTCCAGCCAACTTTTCCGGCCAACTTTCCTGTCTTCTTCTCTGATTTTCCGGCCAATACCGCCTTCAattatacatatgtatgtatatatatgtgtgtgagtgagGGGGAAaaccagaaaataaaaaaaaaattcaaaccaAACATCACGCCGCTATGAGCATGGCGCCACCCACCAATTTGACCCTCCATAGTGCCGCCTGTCGTGGTGTTCGGGGAGCTATGGGGCGCTATCATCAAAAAAAGCCACACATCACGCCGCACTACAGAGGGTCTTAGGCCGGTTGAAACGCATTTAAAAAACCAAGTCATGTTATATAATTTTAAACTAGCTCACACATTCTAAACACCAACTTTAAACTTATATAAAATAGAAATATATAAGGAAAAGTGTATTTTATGAGAGATATTGAATTGGAAAGGAAATTGTTATCTTCTCATTAATCATCAGATACACTTAAATACAGAATTACAACAACTAAGGAGGAGAATAATGAGGATATAGTTACAACACATATTGACTATCAATGCTACCGAACATTATAGATAAGTTGCATAATTAACTTTACAATAATACATAATTTATTTAATGTTAATACGCCCTCGCAAGATGGAGGATCTGTTAGATACTCCAATCTTGGAACGGATACGTAAAAAGGTGATCTTGGAAGCGGCTTTGTTAAGAACATCGGCGAATTGATCTTTGGAGCTAACATGTAACTCTTGTAATATGCCTGGCGTATTGACTTGTTCTCGAACAAAGTGGTAATTTAACGCAACATGTTTCACATGTGAATGATAAACTGGATTTGCACACAAGTATGCAGCTCCCGTGTAGTCCTAAAACAGTCTAGGTGTTTTAATGTTCTTGACGCCAAGTTCACAAAGTAGGTTTTTGACCCAAGAAACCTTGACAGTAGCATTTGTGATGGCTTTATATCCAGCCTCCGTAGAGAACTGTGGGACTGTCTTTTGTCTGGAGGACCGCCATGAGATGATGTTAGAACTGAGGTATAGCAAATAAGCAGTTTTAGAATGTCCCCCATTAGTGATCCCCCCAATCAGAATCCGAGAATACACGTAAATCAATAGGTGAATTTTGATGCCAAAATAATCCATGGTACACCGTTCCTTTCAAATTTCGAAAAACCCATTTGAGAGATTGCCAATGGGACTGTTTGGGATTGTGCATGAATTGGGAAAGCTTTCTAACAACAAAGGAGATGTTCGGTCGGGTAAAGGTGAGATATTGGAGTATGCCCACAAGTTGGCGATACGGAGTTAGGTCAACCGAGGGAGATGAGTCATCGGGTGAAAGGGTGTCCAAAGCACTTAGAGGTGTGAGAACATCCTTGGCACCATCCATTTTGAAGGTGGTGGGTATGTCTTGAATATGGCGATGTTGCAAAAGAAATAAACCATTGGGTGTTGAAATGACCTCGATTCTCGAGAAGTGATGAAGGGGACCAAGATCTTTAATGGAAAATTTGTTACCTAAGGCCTGAATGAAATGGTTTAGAAAGGTGTCGTTGTTGCTCGTGAGAACGATGTCATCGACATAGACAAGAAAGTAGCAATTGATGGCATCGTGTTGATTGATAAAGAGAGAGGCATCTGAGAGGGACCTTTTGAAGCCGAAAGTGATTAGAAATGAAGCTAACTCATTGTACCAAGACCTTGAAGCTTGTTTAAGTCCGAAGAGGGACTTCCTTTGCTTGCAAATGTGACTCAAGAATTCATAGTTAACAAAGCCGGGGGGTTGAACCATGTGCACGTCTTCATGTAAGGTACCATGAAGAAAAGCATTGTTTACATGAAGCTGACGTAAGGACCACCGCTGAGAGAGGACAATGGATAGAACCGTTCGAATGGTGATCGGTTTTGTAACCATTACTAAAAGTATCAAAGTAGTCCTTGCCATATTATTGGTGAAACCCCTTGGCGACAAGACGTGCTCAATACTTATCAATCGTGCCGTCGGGTTTGCGTTTGATACGGAAACCCATTTGCAACCAATGGGATGTTGATTTGTGTGAGGAATGAGATCCCACGTGTGGTTTTGTAGAAGGGCATTAAATTCGAGATCCATGGCAAGATGCCATTCAAGATCCTTCATTGCTTGAATGTGACTTAAGGTTTCGAGAGACTGGGGAAAAGGGTGTAAGGTGGGGGAGTTGATGAACTTGGGGTTGGGCTTAGGTTGGCGACGGGTGGGGGCGAGTTAACAGAAGAGTGAGATTGGAGTGGAGTTGGTGATGTAGGCATAGATGGTACGTAAGTTGTAGTGGGTGGGAATTGGGTGAGACGGGTTGGGTGATTTGTTGTATGGGAATAGGATATTGGGGTGGGGAAATAATGTAGAGGAAAGGTCTGGGGTAAAAGGAGGTTGGGAGGTATAGGTTGATGGAGAGTGAAAAGGTGGTGGACAGGAAGGGGTAACAGTAGGTGTTTGGGAAGGCGAGATAGGGTTGCATGGGGTTTTTTATGTGGGTAGAAGCGTAGAAAAGGTGTCGCTAATAGGAGAGGTGTGTGTCACGAAAAGGGAATATGTGAGACTGGAGTGGAGTTAGTGATGTAGGCGTAGAGGGGACATGAACTGCAGTGGAGTGGGAATTGGGTGAGACGGCTTGGGTAACGTGTTGTATGGGAATAAGAGATTAGGGTGGGGAAATGATGTAGAGGAAATGTCTGGGGTAAAAGGCGGTTAGGAGGTATATGTTGATGGAGGGAGAAAAGGTGTTGGACAGGAAGGGGTAATGGTATGTGATTAGGAAGGTGGGGTGGGCTGCATGGGGTTTTTGTATGGGTAGAAAAGTAGAAAAAGTGTCGCTAATAGGAGAGGTGTGGGTATCACGACAAAGGGAATAGGTGTGGAACGAACTCCACATGATGTAAATCTGGTTGTTTTCCGGATCTACACATTTATAAGTAGATTAGGATGCGGAGTAGTCAAGAAAAGCGTACGACTTGGAACGAGCTTGGAGCTTGGACGTGGTGTACGGTCGGAGCCACAGATAACAGAGGCAACAAAAGGGTTTGAGTTTAGAGTAGGTTGGGTTTGCGTTGAAGGGCATGTTGAAATGTGAGGTATTGTTTAGAATAGGTGTGGGAAGGTGATTTATTAAGTATgtagctgtaacaccccgtgtcaccgaatgtcaaagtcaaagtcaaagtcaagatcgacctctttgactgtaattagtttatttttatgatttattagttgtattatgtggagtaagtgttattaatcaaagaaatcgaagtaatcgaatgtttatcgacgcgaaacgattcgcgactgtgaatagtaggaagtaacaatgcgataaagtcaatcaatcaataatcaagttaatcggaTCATCATCGAACACGAAACTCGAATTGTGCAAACTTtggtgttgttatacgtgtgtgtatgccttatgtgttacttgtgcgtgtttactttatgttatgcgTGGTGATCAATctaatcgaaactcgaaactcaatcaaactcaatcgaaatcaaatTATGATAAATGGTGGCGAAAAGATAGTgggaaatatagatgcttgtatgtagatatagtggttgggattaaaagtaatttgaataggaaactctatcgtatccgcGTCATcatcaatcgaaatcgaaatatcagaaatcgtcgcaccgaacgctcgaaacaggctgttgatcgatcaggctcctagccgatcgaacagcccagccgatcggacggactgtctgATCGAGCAggttgtccgatcgggatgcctggccgatcggccagccctttcctctttgggaagtctataaatagccctgtcattgtcattctttccacttttggaaactctctaaccgaccagctcgtgctcttcACTATTtttcagatttctctcaatcccggtaagatttcatcctaaatcttgtactttcttgatcaatgcacgctcctacacctttctatctttcaaatcttgatttctaaccgtgaaatcatcaagatctaagtgttctaggatgatgtcatcatggtgttcttgaagaacttcatgttttggcctcaatccaccaagaatcacttggatctagccgatttccacataaacaaacaaagatctatccTAGATCTAAACCGGTAGAAATgaagcttgagccaactcactaatcattctaatagttgtgtggttcaagatccggattctatctacgaggttcaccgatttcgggttaaactataaactccgttccaaaccgttcaccggccggatttgggtgattcctgtccaagcaggggaaacaagtaagaacgaaggttccatggttcaactcAAAATACTTCGATATAACGTCTAAaccatcagaacagccaagtgttagatgaacaggccgaccaggtcaggatgctgaccgatcagacaggctgttcgaacaaacagcccaaccgatcggacatgtcagccgatcgaccaggccagccgatcggctagcacatggccccacactttaacaatttcatgaagtctagtattgaatgaagtgctgttcgatcgaactacggtttgatttgaattacacttcggatcatgagatactatgcttcaacacttaatcgattttcaactcgttcgacgtattggagtgccacccgatcgaacatgccgtccgatcaggtgacatcctgctgaggacatATTACTgaggtacctaaccgatcggttaagccggccaatcgaacggcccgttcgatcgatcgacctgaaaggtaaggacacttcaatgttctcaaatactacaacgaaaacttcaaaaggacaaaccatcatacacaaacacatcctaccaaaggaagaaacaatccactcgaacagcccaaccgatcgagcctaccggccgaccgaacaggctgtccgaacggactgtcaaactGAACGAACAActcgtccgatcgaacctaccgttcgatcgaccaggctgttcgaacCATCAACACTTGTATTCGTTTTACGTGTTACTcattgttatgctatcgaactattcaggctaaccctactctcaagcactcccttcaatccatcaactgttgtgagtatactcgaaccctttttgctttagcacttttgggtgttacatacgttacttattctaaatcacaatcgaacacactactcaattactttaaacgctaaccgttactgcatgtattacgtgactaaatgtatgcttgttgttatgtttacacgtggaatgctgtctatgtaacaccccaacccggaagggctgacgtgtcacaataacggtaacataaacaaaagtcataatttcatttatttatttgataggatacaaccacacgactattaaaattaagattaatatacaagcggatacattcatcttaattaactaacatcttcatatttattcctaggctttattcttctctcttttcccctcccaaagtaacctgtggacctgtatatacaaaaagtttacggaatgagccgaatgctcagtacggaattttaggctcaaataacatataatgctttatatgaaatcctatccggatggaactttatgcgaaaatgataccatgcaagaacaaaatttcatcatcatatcttacggatgtacccatgagcaaactcaaaacgtgacaatacataggtagctactcctgcataattatcacatgagatggcgaattggcatacccgttatccacctccttatacttaaatcctaggatcgatccatacgcctcctaatagccttatgtaccacacttgtacttaagagacgccgtgaaccgatctctccgtcacggatggagcacatgatgttgatgccacaacaacatgctcgtgggacactccacgagaagcgatactcagggtatcagagtacaaatggtcttattcacataacttataaaacttattttcataacaaaacggaacatatattggaacatgcgataatgagtataacaacataatactatcgcatgacatgaaagttaaatcaaatgattaggataggaatcgaacggactgtcaaatgaatcgataatcaaagacgtgaggagtttttaacagatatagtaatttagtggttttataacaatttgaatatgaagcaataaagagtggggtaaggatccgtaccttaataactccaaagtgaagctaccttgtgctaagattttagatttatacgggcagagtttagactactgattaatcttttaacctaatttaaataacatgcacacaaactaggttagtaacttaatacaacatttacgtcaattcacgtgattaaaccctcacaatgattaacaagtgcaatacttaacaattcaatcggattcacaacgaataacagagcatagtccgaattcgaacagcactcaaatattcaagttgaaatcacgacgaataatcaaagtacaagctcaatttgagcagcactcggacaatcgttggatagttataatcgatcggacgttgaatcgtaataacgatcgagttattaccctgattgcggcagcaattcgagatCGGTGTGTGTTTTAATAGTATATAGAGTATAACTTCGTAGGTAATTCGACTTTTAACAtcgattttgtgccagaaatcaagtcccagacccgactatttatagctggaaaatgtactccttcgcgccacgcgaaagagacatgtgtacccgtcgcgtggcgcgacgggtctactttctagcctaggttgcttcgtgtctaagtagcttagctgagttggTTTCGCAGGTAATTTTAATTCAGACAACGAATTATAAAGATactcgtcaactaggttttaccccccctgagttttaggggccctgatcctgattccgattgtttcgaaaattttagggttagtgcagaattacttgggtgtcttaattagggttttcttagtggttaatgattttaaatttatgggcattacaactattacccccttaaaagaaatttcgtcctcgaaatttttcaaataagaatataacctatTGCAACAGAAATGAAACTTTCatagcagagttactaacttatataaccagaaTTTCCTAACCACACATGGGTATCTGAAATTCATAGCTAAGgtcatgactatacttgtcaattaccttatatatgtgccctaatggtccttCTTAATAAGATATCTTACCGTATGAAAAGTTAATGGAGATTTACagatacttagagtgactattagtactgaCATTTCCTACATAGATATACTTAGTCATAGCTAAAATATCTTCTCATAAGGTAAAGCATAAATGACCGTAAACAgaaacaaatgaacatatatcAAATAGCAAGATTTACCGTTACTCGACTAAAATTCTATTGCGAGAATAGATTAGGGTATAGAGAACGAATTGATTCTTCAGATTCCCATGTTGCTTCGTGTTCAGAGTGATTTTTCCAAAGGACTTTAACAAACGGAATTACTTTCCTACGCAAAACCCTTTCTTGTCGATCTAAGATAGCTTCCGGTTCATCTTCGTAGGACAAATCTTCGTGAATTGTAAGTAACGGATAACTAATGACATGGAGTGGATGATAATTATATCCTCTTAAAGAGGATACATGAAAAACGTTATGAACGTGAGAGAGTTGAGGTGGTAAAGCTAGTCGATATGACACttctccaattctttcaaggatttcaaatggaccgatgaaacggggactaagtttccctttaattccaaatctacgaacaccacgccaaggtgatacctttaagaatacgtggtcaccaattttaaattcgaggggtcgtctatcttgatctgcatagctcttttgtctactctgagcttctttcagtttttctcgGGCTATAGTGACTTTTTCATTTGTAATCTGAACTAATTCTGgcccttcaataatcttttctccgACTTCATCCCAGCATAATGGTGCGCGACATTTCCGACCATACAAAAGTTCAAAAGGTGCCATGCCAATACTTGCTtgccaactattgttgtaagcgaactcaacaagacataaatattcatcccagtttccagaccattcaagtgcgcatgctcggagcatgtcttccaaggtctgaatcgtacgttctgactgcccatctgtttgtggatggaaagccgtactaaactttagtcgtgtcccccaagctgcctgaaaacctttccaaaatcgtgaggtgaaacgtgggtctctatcggaaacaatggaagatggtgtgccatggagtcgaataatttcttgaagaaatatttcggataacttattaaccgaaaatccttgctgaattggtagaaaatgtgctgactttgataatctatcgacaacaacccatacaacatcattcttcttgaatgtcttaggtaaaccagtaacaaaatccattatgatctcatcccacttccatatgggaatatCCAATGGCTGCAACAGACCGCTTGCTCGTTTGTGTTCAATTTTCACTTGTTGGCAAGTGAGACATTTACTTACGTATCGAGCAACGTCTTCCTTCATGCCATTCCACCAGAAGTTCTGTCTTAAATCTCTATACATCTTGGTAGATCCTGGGTGAATCGAAAATGGTGAGCTGTGAGCTTCGGCTAACAATGACTCACGAAGGGTGGAGTCATTGGGTACACAAAGTCTTTTGCCGCACCAAATCACCCCCTGATGGTCTATACTAAATTCAGATTGCTTACCCACCTCGAGATTTTGCACAATTGCCCAAAGTTCTCCATCTTGCTTTTGTGCTTCTTTGATCCGGGATATGAGGTTGGGTTCAATCTGCATTCTAGCTAGATATCCATCAGATTTACTAATCTGAAGCCAAATGTCCATCCTTTCGAGATCTCTCCTAACATGAGGTTGAATTTGTAGGCAAGATATAGTCCCGGAGTTCTTTCGGCTTAatgcgtcagctacaacattggctctgcctggatggtattgaatatttgcgtcataatcttttaaaagttctaaccaccttctttgcctcatatttagctccttttgcgtaaatatatacttgaggctcttgtggtcggtaaagatgtcacaactttcaccatacagataatgtcgccaaatcttaagtgcaaagacgactgcggctagttctaaatcatgtgtatgatagttaacttcataaggcttcaactgacgggaggcataagcgataaccttcccatgtt
The Helianthus annuus cultivar XRQ/B chromosome 6, HanXRQr2.0-SUNRISE, whole genome shotgun sequence genome window above contains:
- the LOC110884181 gene encoding kinesin-like protein KIN-14L; protein product: MELVIASRAGDDRNLASRKAQEAALRRFHATEWLETIVGPLGIPKQPTEKQFIECLRNGLILCHAINEIEPGSVPKVVEISRFPSQSLTWDSQPLPAYQFFENVRNFLKAVEGLRLPVFEASVFERDNMVAGSSAKIVDCVLGLKEYNDRKQKKKGNGSFKHDFRSPLMMHSNGRNFNKQLDLSANFEKQPPSQNDAQKLEDLIVKALAECMTDAKENLDGNLLASIRNGNTDSVKLLTKMISSTLEEQLQYKLPMCNPISKDLSTEESGSVTSSASSLSPHSSLTVNAKRCRVGDCNHLQVVQVQEKNLLNLKELLSSTKAEFGDLQSQLQNDLKQMEGQIEELSAAAQGYHKVVQENRNLYNMVQDLKGNIRVYCRIRPAFRSDTKNVIDYIGEDGSLVVLDPSKPNKDGKKLFQFNRVFGPTATQEEVFGDTQPLIRSVMDGYNVCIFAYGQTGSGKTHTMCGPVGASRKEMGINYLALNDLFDLSNSRKDVLKYEIFVQMVEIYNEQVRDLLTTDSTSSNKLEIRSCTSENGLSLPDATIHPVKSTTDVLNLMKTGQVNRAVSSTALNNQSSRSHSILTVHVHGKDVNGGTIRSCLHLVDLAGSERVDKSEVTGEGLKEAQHINKSLSCLGDVITALSQKNSYIPYRNSKLTLLLQNSLGGNAKTLMFAHVSPEGDSFGETVSTLKFAQRASTVELGAARLNKESREVMDLKEQIESLKKQLAEKDPQSAPQVNKLEPRSPLPRAKAAAVTIDRTPKSPRSPLPRPKVAVATMDRTPPNSASKSRQVKPLVLPKTPESQVSIRNEIIISSEIRGSTANVKSSHIRKSLRTIGKLINGSEKRIQMKTNEVQTSTLTPPVIARPSRRQSLTGVQPPERSRRSSLEGVNPCVDGNTDVRTPPTVSRSSKTKWM